From one Flavobacterium sp. N502536 genomic stretch:
- a CDS encoding SPOR domain-containing protein → MKIENYIAQLLYRYQCVTVPGFGAFLTEIQSAQLNESTNSFFPPTKMISFNSHLKNNDGLLANHIAQAEKTSYGFAVSAIAFEVVSWKKTLEENGVVTLKNIGEIRLNADQKMVFTPNDQTNFLTSSFGLSPFVSPLVKKENFERKIEEISERETISLYENEEGRTANPFLKYAAILVLGLGITGSIGYPLYQNQIAAKTLVVESAVQKKVENKIQEATFFIQNPLPAVTLSVDSAKVETAAEKVMPYHIMAGAYRSEKNARKAYNQLIKDGYEARMLGENKHGLFPVLYGSYATMAEAEKAQKEIQKGENPDAWILVQPL, encoded by the coding sequence ATGAAAATCGAAAATTACATAGCACAGTTACTGTATCGTTATCAGTGTGTAACGGTTCCAGGGTTTGGAGCATTTTTAACAGAAATTCAATCCGCGCAGCTGAATGAAAGTACAAATTCATTCTTTCCGCCGACAAAAATGATCTCTTTCAACAGTCATTTAAAAAACAATGACGGATTGTTGGCCAATCATATCGCACAAGCTGAAAAAACTTCTTATGGTTTTGCCGTAAGCGCAATTGCTTTTGAAGTAGTCAGCTGGAAAAAAACTTTGGAAGAAAATGGTGTTGTAACACTTAAAAACATAGGCGAAATTCGTTTAAATGCTGATCAAAAAATGGTATTCACACCAAATGATCAAACCAATTTCCTAACGAGCTCTTTCGGACTAAGTCCATTCGTTTCTCCACTAGTCAAAAAAGAAAATTTCGAGCGTAAAATTGAGGAAATTTCAGAAAGAGAAACCATCTCTTTATACGAAAATGAAGAAGGTAGAACGGCTAATCCATTCTTAAAATATGCTGCAATACTCGTATTAGGTCTTGGAATTACTGGTAGTATTGGATATCCATTATACCAAAATCAAATCGCTGCTAAAACACTAGTAGTGGAAAGCGCTGTTCAGAAAAAAGTGGAAAACAAAATACAGGAAGCCACTTTCTTTATTCAAAACCCACTACCTGCTGTGACACTTTCTGTAGATTCTGCAAAAGTAGAAACAGCTGCCGAAAAAGTAATGCCGTATCATATCATGGCCGGTGCCTACAGAAGTGAAAAAAATGCAAGAAAAGCTTATAACCAATTAATTAAAGACGGTTACGAAGCCCGAATGTTAGGCGAAAACAAACACGGTTTATTCCCTGTTTTATATGGCAGTTATGCTACAATGGCTGAAGCTGAAAAAGCACAAAAAGAAATACAAAAAGGAGAAAATCCGGATGCCTGGATTCTCGTACAACCCCTATAA